The genomic DNA GAAATAGGGATGTGCGACGCCGGCAATGCGGCGACGCTGGTCGATGATGCTGCGTTGAGCATCACATAACGCTTGAGCTTTGCGTTTTCCCGAGGCGAGATTTGCGAAGAACGTTTGCATCAGCGAGACCGTTGCGTCGTCTGGAATCGTCCACAACGTGGCAGCAACCGCTTCGGCTCCGGCGAATTGAAAAGCTTGACGCAGTCCCGCGACCCCTTCGCCACATTGGATGCTTCCCAAACCCGTGTTGCAAGCGCTCAAAACAACTAACTCCGTGCCTCGCAGGTCGATTCCGACAACTTCCAATCCGGTTAATACGCCATCATCGGACACCGAATCGAGAACATTCCGGCGGTTATTGCAACCGGCGAGCATCAACCCGCACCGTACTAGCGGATTGCCCAGCAGGCGGCCATCAGCCGTTCTTGTTGCAGGTGCATTAGGTCGGTCCGTTGTAGGATGGTCCGCATCGAGCCGAACGACCTGGTCTTCAAAGAAGTATCCATGCGTGCTGAGCACAAGAAATCGCGGCCGATAAAGTGATTTGACGGCCGTTTCGGTTGCGTTAGCTTGCAACAACACTTTCGGCGGTCGCGCGGCAAGTTGTTCTATCTCCGGCGAGATCAACTTTGCCTCGGTGGCAGTCCCTTTCAAACGATTCACATGGTCGATTTCTTCGATGCCCCGTAACGCGAATAGATCGTGATCCGCCGAAGCATCTGAATCTTTTGTTGGATGATCGGCGATGTTGCGAAGGTCAAGATTTTGCATTTCCAGATCGTAATCGGGATCCGCAACGATCACGGGTTCCGTGATCCCCGCATGTTGTCTACGGCTGGCGACCAACTCACGCCCGCTGACGACGAATCGCAAATCATGTCGATCGATGACAAAATCGCGTTCGATTGGCAACGCGGCCCAAGGTGCTAACCACAACGCTCCGTCGGGGCTTAGGATCCATTCCTTGGCCTGTTCGGCAAAAGGCAACAACGGGGCGATTAATCGATCTGCCAATCCTTTCATCAGAGGCTGCAGTTCGCCAACGGATTGTCGCTCCATTTCAGGCGATGGGTCGGCGGGCATCCCCTTCAGTTTTGTCGTCGTTTGTTCGACCAGAGCGTCGATTTTCGCAGCATCACCAAGATCAACAATCTTCACGTCCCCTTCTCCGCTAGCGGGAATCAGCCAAGCGAAATATCGTGGTGCATCCTGATTCAGCTTGTTTGTCGTCGACGCGTGTTGGCGGAACTCGTAGGGGAAAATTTGTGCAAGTTGAATCATGATGGAACCAGCGGGCAGGCTGTCCCGCAATTGACCCGCCGAAACCCAAGGATCGACATCCGACATTCCAGTTCCCGCCGCCGCGATTTGACGCTGCAGATCCTGTTGCTCGGTTTCGAAGGCGGCTATCGCTTCGCGTCGTTCCTGTTCATCCATCTGGCCGACACTCAGACTTCCCAATTGGGAAAGTCGAGCACGAACGACGCGCAGACGGCGTACATATTCAATCGTTTCAGGTCGCGATAATAAGGCACTTTCGGCAAGCGCTTCTTGCCCGATAGCCTTGCCATTGATCAACCAACCGACCGATTGAATCTTGATCCGTTCGGACTCGGGGTTTTCGACGGCGAAGGATAAACACTTGGCAAAGCCGTCGGTTTCACTGCGACGTAGAAAGTGTATCTGTTCGTTCGCCGTCATGGTTGGCAAAACGGTCGCCAATCGCTTTCTGGACAATCGACGGGCTTGTTCAAAATATTGACCAGCCTTTACGGTTTGGTTTGCCTGCGCCTCCAATTCGGCCAATGCCATCAGAACCCAAACGACGGACGAATGTTCATGACCCAGCGTTCGTCGCCGGATCGACAATGCCTGCTCCAACGCCTGGCGGGCGTTCTCAAAATCGCCAGCATCGCGATTGACGACCGCAAGGTTCTCAATCGCGTCGACCGTTTCAAGGCTCTGCGGACCAAGCGCCAATTGAAATATTTCAATCGCCTTTCGATAGGCAACTTCCGCCGCGTCCAAATCACCCATTCCTTCCAGGATGGCGCCCTTCATGTTGTACCGTTTGGCAATATGCCAATGTGAGTCACCCAGTGCTTTGCGACTTTTTTCGAGTGCTAATTCGTTGTATTGAAGTGATTTCTCGTACTCCTTCAAGTCTTTATGCACCATTGCAAGGAAACTCAGCGGCTCGGCGACGTAGGTGCCGTCATCGCCAAACAATTCCGTGTTGATTTTCAGCGCTCGTTCAAAACACTCTTTCGCAGTAGAGTAGTCGCCCAACGTGTGCGCCAAGTCACCTTGATTAATCAGAGCCCCCGCAGTGAGAGAACTTTTCTCACCAAACAGCTTCAAATGGATCTGCAATTGTTGATCAAAATGTCGGCGTGCTGCCACAAAGTCGCCGCTGCCGTGCGACAGCACGCCCAAGCTATCGAGCAAGTGCGCTGTTTCGACGTGAACATCGCCACATGTCTCCTGCACAATATCTAGCGCTTGCTGCAACAGACGTTGTGCCGTCGCGTAGTCATCCGACTGACGCGCCAGGTCACCCAACTGCCGCAGGGTTACTGCGACATCCGTACTCCGCCATCCGCTTACCTTTTCAAATATCGCTTGGGCGCGTGTGTGATAGGCCTTGGCGCCTTCAAGATCCTGCCTGCCTAGCGATGCAACCGACCCGAGCCAGTTCAAACAAATTGCAACTTCTCGGTGCTCCGAACCGTAGATCTGTTCATACATCGGCAACGCGCGATTGAAGTCCTCGGCGGCCTTCTCAAAATCGTCCAACTCATAGCGACAGATTCCGAGTTCGCGCCACGCCCGGGCGGTGTTATCCGACACC from Rosistilla carotiformis includes the following:
- a CDS encoding tetratricopeptide repeat protein, translated to MILLQHSAKLMNGNEVLATVPANTYLYVLEQKDGWFLAKPPNSDRPGWLKSSDLQYHAIGQSPAEQERLKKAYRDFAVYRELNAKAEWAAAIEPLRRCLVVEQDVLGEEHPDVAESRLMLGYLHKQLDQLVQATEEFEAALAIYQRYLGNKHAKTAECLFGIGDTLRLSEKFDESRRSFEQALSVFESLADTDTIEKGNIVHRLGLVEFFVGDYETARKHFLRALAIFRIVLGTEHERTAATMMDLGNTLFQLSEFKAAVDIFQEMLSVSRKVHGDESAEVATAFASLGKSTYSDNQFKQSLDYYQQALNRWLVIVGEDDAETASALTGCGHAALGMYDYEAAEAYYQRVLEIERRIYGESHLEVGATILNLGVLESAREAYEAAIPLYMDALKIFDQQNLSVSDNTARAWRELGICRYELDDFEKAAEDFNRALPMYEQIYGSEHREVAICLNWLGSVASLGRQDLEGAKAYHTRAQAIFEKVSGWRSTDVAVTLRQLGDLARQSDDYATAQRLLQQALDIVQETCGDVHVETAHLLDSLGVLSHGSGDFVAARRHFDQQLQIHLKLFGEKSSLTAGALINQGDLAHTLGDYSTAKECFERALKINTELFGDDGTYVAEPLSFLAMVHKDLKEYEKSLQYNELALEKSRKALGDSHWHIAKRYNMKGAILEGMGDLDAAEVAYRKAIEIFQLALGPQSLETVDAIENLAVVNRDAGDFENARQALEQALSIRRRTLGHEHSSVVWVLMALAELEAQANQTVKAGQYFEQARRLSRKRLATVLPTMTANEQIHFLRRSETDGFAKCLSFAVENPESERIKIQSVGWLINGKAIGQEALAESALLSRPETIEYVRRLRVVRARLSQLGSLSVGQMDEQERREAIAAFETEQQDLQRQIAAAGTGMSDVDPWVSAGQLRDSLPAGSIMIQLAQIFPYEFRQHASTTNKLNQDAPRYFAWLIPASGEGDVKIVDLGDAAKIDALVEQTTTKLKGMPADPSPEMERQSVGELQPLMKGLADRLIAPLLPFAEQAKEWILSPDGALWLAPWAALPIERDFVIDRHDLRFVVSGRELVASRRQHAGITEPVIVADPDYDLEMQNLDLRNIADHPTKDSDASADHDLFALRGIEEIDHVNRLKGTATEAKLISPEIEQLAARPPKVLLQANATETAVKSLYRPRFLVLSTHGYFFEDQVVRLDADHPTTDRPNAPATRTADGRLLGNPLVRCGLMLAGCNNRRNVLDSVSDDGVLTGLEVVGIDLRGTELVVLSACNTGLGSIQCGEGVAGLRQAFQFAGAEAVAATLWTIPDDATVSLMQTFFANLASGKRKAQALCDAQRSIIDQRRRIAGVAHPYFWAAFTLTGR